One Phocaeicola dorei genomic region harbors:
- a CDS encoding sigma-54-dependent transcriptional regulator, producing the protein MNKTKIIVVEDNIVYCEYVCNMLSREGYRNMKAYHLSTAKKHLQQATDNDIVVADLRLPDGSGIDLLCWMRKEGKMQPFIIMTDYAEVNTAVESMKLGSIDYIPKQLVEDKLVPLIRSILKERQAGQRRMPIFAREGSAFQKIMHRIRLVAATDMSVMIFGENGTGKEHIAHLLHDKSKRAGKPFVAVDCGSLSKELAPSAFFGHVKGAFTGADNAKKGYFHEAEGGTLFLDEVGNLALETQQMLLRAIQERRYRPVGDKADRNFNVRIIAATNEDLEVSVNEKRFRQDLLYRLHDFGITVPPLRDCQEDIMPLAEFFRDMANRELECSVSGFSSEARKALLTHAWPGNVRELRQKVMGAVLQAQEGVVMKEHLELAVTKPTSTVSFALRNDAEDKERILRALKQANGNRSVAAELLGIGRTTLYSKLEEYGLKYKFKQS; encoded by the coding sequence ATGAATAAGACAAAAATAATTGTGGTGGAAGACAACATCGTGTATTGCGAATATGTCTGCAATATGCTGTCACGGGAGGGCTACCGCAATATGAAGGCTTACCACCTCTCAACCGCGAAGAAACATCTGCAACAGGCAACAGATAATGATATCGTGGTTGCCGACCTGCGTCTGCCTGACGGCAGTGGCATAGACCTTTTGTGCTGGATGCGAAAGGAGGGAAAGATGCAGCCCTTCATCATTATGACCGACTACGCCGAAGTTAATACCGCCGTGGAAAGCATGAAACTCGGCTCGATAGACTATATTCCCAAACAGCTTGTGGAGGATAAACTTGTCCCCCTGATCCGTTCCATACTGAAAGAACGTCAGGCAGGACAACGCCGTATGCCTATATTCGCCCGTGAAGGTTCCGCCTTTCAGAAAATCATGCACCGCATAAGGCTGGTAGCCGCCACCGATATGAGCGTGATGATATTTGGTGAGAACGGCACGGGCAAGGAGCATATTGCCCACCTGTTGCATGACAAGAGCAAACGTGCAGGCAAGCCATTTGTGGCGGTGGACTGCGGTTCACTCTCCAAAGAGCTTGCACCGTCGGCTTTCTTCGGACACGTCAAAGGTGCATTTACAGGTGCGGACAATGCCAAGAAAGGATATTTCCATGAGGCGGAAGGCGGCACGTTGTTTCTGGACGAGGTAGGAAACCTCGCGTTGGAAACCCAACAGATGTTGCTCCGTGCCATACAGGAGAGGCGGTATCGCCCGGTCGGAGACAAGGCAGACCGGAATTTCAATGTCCGCATCATCGCTGCTACCAATGAAGATTTGGAGGTATCGGTGAATGAAAAGCGTTTTCGGCAGGATCTTCTGTACCGCCTGCACGACTTCGGGATAACCGTTCCTCCGTTGCGTGACTGTCAAGAAGACATTATGCCGCTGGCAGAGTTCTTCCGTGATATGGCAAACAGAGAGCTGGAGTGTAGCGTGAGCGGGTTCAGTTCCGAAGCACGTAAAGCGTTGCTGACACACGCATGGCCGGGCAACGTGCGGGAACTTCGGCAGAAAGTTATGGGTGCTGTATTGCAGGCGCAGGAAGGTGTTGTCATGAAAGAGCATCTGGAACTTGCCGTGACGAAACCGACCTCTACTGTCAGCTTCGCCTTGCGCAATGACGCGGAGGATAAGGAGCGGATATTGCGTGCGTTGAAACAGGCAAACGGCAACCGGAGTGTCGCCGCAGAACTGCTCGGCATAGGCAGGACAACACTATACAGCAAACTTGAAGAGTATGGACTTAAATATAAATTCAAGCAATCATAG